The following are from one region of the Anomaloglossus baeobatrachus isolate aAnoBae1 chromosome 1, aAnoBae1.hap1, whole genome shotgun sequence genome:
- the LOC142302058 gene encoding posterior protein-like: MELVNKYIEKYASAQFNTCTDDALTHQFNDLMKQCEGQNDNTSKGSKKKAKKEKLANILCMLLKMKGIAEQKELLWYTEKAQLRGDVDKIEQDVSMAIASAENDSCEYEDLRDEMDNMVQQNCELEDKLEEYKERYKLREQRISLLEEREAKYEDVMAILRNQLHDTNVKLELKEQCIRSLKSQDGTRVNNHSCNQICSPDDQKERDWKRGEEQPVCTADSLEGNLDQSSSLFTPESGRNRQIRENLLINSSNQIQCTTLSIQEKTNLCQVLGKFDTSASAISLSNRLEAVVTQYNLGNRAACALLRVWLPSQLCEKLQPPVGSHKGLSVDLESNWGNASDRMKELKRVMGGRDTRGTNALENAKLNRGDDPIIFCSEYLTLYRSTYNCPDMSPDDSSFLYSMANKCTFVDYPTKVALRNANSYQAFVNILKDWIQDTSHDNKPQKRISEVVKNEGKVKFVGKCYKCGYTGHAMKDCRNGRKVNNNRPFIARKQKPETDSANNGGQSVPEVTLYGPLLEELRKIGKAMAEKPEELKTPPPTNPYVKQ; this comes from the coding sequence ATGGAACTTGTCAATAAGTACATTGAAAAATATGCCTCTGCTCAATTCAATACTTGTACAGATGATGCTTTGACTCATCAATTTAATGACCTAATGAAACAATGTGAAGGGCAGAATGATAATACGAGTAAAGGGTCGAAAAAGAAAGCGAAGAAAGAGAAGTTAGCAAATATTTTGTGCATGTTGTTGAAAATGAAAGGAATTGCAGAGCAAAAGGAATTGCTTTGGTATACAGAGAAAGCTCAATTAAGAGGTGATGTGGATAAAATTGAGCAGGACGTCAGTATGGCTATTGCTAGTGCTGAAAATGATAGTTGTGAGTATGAAGATCTAAGGGATGAGATGGACAATATGGTTCAACAGAATTGTGAATTGGAAGATAAGCTGGAGGAATATAAGGAGAGATATAAACTTAGAGAACAGCGAATTTCTTTGCTAGAAGAAAGAGAAGCAAAGTATGAGGATGTCATGGCAATCCTTAGGAACCAATTGCATGATACTAATGTAAAATTAGAGCTTAAGGAACAGTGTATTAGGTCCTTGAAGTCACAAGATGGTACCAGAGTGAATAACCATAGTTGTAATCAAATATGCAGCCCTGATGACCAGAAGGAAAGAGATTGGAAAAGGGGGGAGGAGCAGCCTGTATGTACTGCTGATAGCCTTGAGGGTAACCTAGATCAGAGTTCCTCTCTCTTTACTCCTGAGTCAGGAAGAAACAGACAAATTAGAGAAAATTTGCTTATTAATAGCAGCAATCAAATCCAATGCACCACACTCTCCATACAAGAGAAAACAAACCTATGCCAGGTATTAGGAAAATTTGACACAAGCGCCTCAGCCATTAGTCTTTCCAATAGGTTAGAGGCTGTAGTAACACAATATAATCTCGGTAATAGAGCTGCATGTGCTTTACTTAGAGTATGGCTCCCATCCCAACTGTGTGAAAAGTTGCAGCCCCCGGTAGGATCTCACAAAGGATTGTCTGTAGATCTTGAATCTAATTGGGGAAATGCTAGTGACAGAATGAAGGAATTAAAGAGGGTTATGGGAGGAAGAGATACAAGAGGTACTAATGCCTTAGAAAATGCAAAATTAAATAGAGGAGATGATCCAATTATCTTTTGCAGTGAGTATTTGACATTATATCGTTCTACCTACAACTGCCCTGACATGTCTCCTGATGATAGCAGTTTTCTATATTCAATGGCTAACAAATGTACTTTTGTGGATTATCCGACAAAGGTTGCCTTAAGGAATGCAAATTCATATCAAGCCTTTGTAAATATATTAAAAGATTGGATTCAGGACACAAGTCATGACAACAAGCCACAAAAGAGAATCTCAGAGGTAGTAAAAAATGAAGGCAAAGTAAAGTTTGTTGGGAAATGTTATAAATGTGGATACACAGGTCATGCTATGAAAGATTGCAGAAATGGTAGAAAAGTTAACAATAATAGACCTTTTATTGCTAGGAAGCAAAAGCCAGAGACAGATAGTGCAAATAATGGAGGGCAGAGTGTTCCGGAAGTTACATTATATGGCCCACTTCTGGAAGAGCTGAGGAAGATTGGGAAGGCCATGGCAGAAAAGCCAGAGGAATTAAAGACCCCACCTCCAACAAATCCTTATGTAAAACAATAG